One Pseudorasbora parva isolate DD20220531a chromosome 8, ASM2467924v1, whole genome shotgun sequence DNA window includes the following coding sequences:
- the LOC137085200 gene encoding uncharacterized protein isoform X2, producing the protein MNAKKMFLIPVMLLLQLGFQDAVRSMGSEFQHEIKKARLQEPLTLNCTYNCSSGFTRGNWKWEETPVCSKCHWDQKTLKLGDMCTVSIYTAYLIMEQTNYTYSCFSEESDKPGIPRKTELLIRLQVHVMAGTSLILHCDAIDIKHCKVQWVRENSTFPLTQQNDSVVQWSEIKAEDSGRYRCQTKGTCMHQDFTVDIEVNTIDGFTWAKVFAAFAVSAVVVLTAHLVYLCYRRGCKIMDSTNIVHERVPSRNAVVMRPIAQDSQSDHEVPYADIVISVRGSSNPDLSDTFNQTSKNQRPRWRDEARAGLLHASADRLHIHSKEVTRKLSTTSEYAVITYSCEALS; encoded by the exons ATGAATgccaaaaaaatgtttctgaTTCCTGTGATGCTGCTTTTACAATTAGGATTCCAAG ACGCTGTAAGAAGTATGGGTTCTGAATTCCAGCATGAAATTAAGAAGGCAAGACTCCAAGAGCCGTTGACTTTAAATTGTACCTACAACTGTTCCAGTGGATTCACTCGTGGTAACTGGAAATGGGAAGAAACTCCAGTATGTAGCAAGTGCCACTGGGATcagaaaacattaaaattagGAGACATGTGCACTGTGAGCATATACACAGCTTATCTAATTATGGAGCAAACGAATTATACCTATTCTTGCTTTTCTGAAGAGAGTGACAAGCCGGGCATTCCTCGTAAAACAGAGCTTCTTATAAGGCTGCAAGTTCACG TGATGGCAGGAACCTCACTCATACTTCACTGCGATGCCATTGACATCAAACACTGCAAGGTCCAGTGGGTCAGAGAAAACAGTACCTTCCCTTTGACCCAACAAAATGACAGTGTAGTACAGTGGAGTGAAATCAAAGCAGAGGACAGTGGACGATACAGGTGCCAAACCAAAGGGACTTGTATGCACCAGGATTTCACTGTGGATATAGAGGTTAACACAATAG ATGGATTTACCTGGGCCAAGGTCTTCGCAGCTTTTGCGGTGTCTGCAGTGGTTGTCCTTACAGCCCATCTGGTGTATCTGTGCTACAGAAGAGGGTGTAAGATAATGGATTCCACTAACATAGTCCATGAAAG GGTTCCATCCAGAAATGCTGTGGTGATGAGGCCAATTGCTCAAG ACAGCCAGAGTGATCACGAAGTCCCTTATGCTGACATTGTGATCTCCGTGAGGGGGTCCAGCAATCCGGATCTATCCGACACCTTTAACCAGACTTCAAAAAACCAAAGACCg AGATGGAGGGATGAGGCCAGAGCAGGGCTACTGCATGCTTCAGCTGACAGACTGCACATCCACTCTAAAGAGGTCACTAGAAAATTAAGCACAACGTCTGAATATGCTGTAATTACCTACTCCTGTGAGGCACTTAGTTAG
- the LOC137085200 gene encoding uncharacterized protein isoform X1 has translation MNAKKMFLIPVMLLLQLGFQDAVRSMGSEFQHEIKKARLQEPLTLNCTYNCSSGFTRGNWKWEETPVCSKCHWDQKTLKLGDMCTVSIYTAYLIMEQTNYTYSCFSEESDKPGIPRKTELLIRLQVHDESKEQVTPPKGLAGTSLRVKSHRGQMESEELTSFSTIVVMAGTSLILHCDAIDIKHCKVQWVRENSTFPLTQQNDSVVQWSEIKAEDSGRYRCQTKGTCMHQDFTVDIEVNTIDGFTWAKVFAAFAVSAVVVLTAHLVYLCYRRGCKIMDSTNIVHERVPSRNAVVMRPIAQDSQSDHEVPYADIVISVRGSSNPDLSDTFNQTSKNQRPRWRDEARAGLLHASADRLHIHSKEVTRKLSTTSEYAVITYSCEALS, from the exons ATGAATgccaaaaaaatgtttctgaTTCCTGTGATGCTGCTTTTACAATTAGGATTCCAAG ACGCTGTAAGAAGTATGGGTTCTGAATTCCAGCATGAAATTAAGAAGGCAAGACTCCAAGAGCCGTTGACTTTAAATTGTACCTACAACTGTTCCAGTGGATTCACTCGTGGTAACTGGAAATGGGAAGAAACTCCAGTATGTAGCAAGTGCCACTGGGATcagaaaacattaaaattagGAGACATGTGCACTGTGAGCATATACACAGCTTATCTAATTATGGAGCAAACGAATTATACCTATTCTTGCTTTTCTGAAGAGAGTGACAAGCCGGGCATTCCTCGTAAAACAGAGCTTCTTATAAGGCTGCAAGTTCACG ATGAATCCAAAGAACAAGTAACACCTCCTAAAGGTCTAGCTG GTACATCTTTAAGAGTAAAGTCGCATAGGGGTCAGATGGAGTCAGAGGAGCTTACATCATTTTCCACTATTGTAGTGATGGCAGGAACCTCACTCATACTTCACTGCGATGCCATTGACATCAAACACTGCAAGGTCCAGTGGGTCAGAGAAAACAGTACCTTCCCTTTGACCCAACAAAATGACAGTGTAGTACAGTGGAGTGAAATCAAAGCAGAGGACAGTGGACGATACAGGTGCCAAACCAAAGGGACTTGTATGCACCAGGATTTCACTGTGGATATAGAGGTTAACACAATAG ATGGATTTACCTGGGCCAAGGTCTTCGCAGCTTTTGCGGTGTCTGCAGTGGTTGTCCTTACAGCCCATCTGGTGTATCTGTGCTACAGAAGAGGGTGTAAGATAATGGATTCCACTAACATAGTCCATGAAAG GGTTCCATCCAGAAATGCTGTGGTGATGAGGCCAATTGCTCAAG ACAGCCAGAGTGATCACGAAGTCCCTTATGCTGACATTGTGATCTCCGTGAGGGGGTCCAGCAATCCGGATCTATCCGACACCTTTAACCAGACTTCAAAAAACCAAAGACCg AGATGGAGGGATGAGGCCAGAGCAGGGCTACTGCATGCTTCAGCTGACAGACTGCACATCCACTCTAAAGAGGTCACTAGAAAATTAAGCACAACGTCTGAATATGCTGTAATTACCTACTCCTGTGAGGCACTTAGTTAG